GAGTGGTAGACAGCATAAATAAACCAGTTACATTATTCTGCGATAATCAAGCTGCAGTTTTCCTTTCGAGTAACAAGAAGTCAAATGGTGCTGCCAAACATATTGACCTTAAGTACCTTGTTGTGAAAGATAGAGTCCAAGATCAAACAATTAAAATTCAGCATATAAGTACTAAATTGATGATTGCTGATCCCCTGACTAAAGGCTTGCCACCAAATCTCTTTCGAGAACATATTGCTAGCATGGGTCTAATGGAAAGCCTATAACTATTGGGGAAACTAAATGATGAGATCTCAATATTTGAACTTGGAATAAGGAAGTTTGTTTCGCTTACTAAGTGCACATAATGATTAATAAAGAAACAAACTATTAGGACCATGAGTAGGGAGTATGGATGCATGCCCATACAGACTCCCAACCATAAATAATTATCCATTCCAAAATGAAGTCTTACGCTATAGATTTTGGGTTCCAGTAATGATTATACTATTGCTGCGAATACATTATCTTGGTGTGATGCCTTTGTTGAAGTATGGACTAATGACATTAACCATTCAATCAAGTGGGAGAATGTTGAAAAAAAATAAGTGATTAAATGGTTAAAATGTTAATTACCATAAGTTAAAGTGGGCCCAATAGTGAATTACGGGATTAACACTAATTAACAGTAATTAGCAATTTGTGCCTGTGATTGGGGGGCTAATTAAGATTATGGTTAGGTCCCACGTCATATACAGCGCTATATATAAAGGAGGGCATCCCTGCACCTATTTGATCGTCGTATCGTTTAGGATAACAGTGCCCTCCAAAATTCACTCCAAATCCAATCGGGAGTGCGCTGGACGTTGACGTGAAGGCCTCTCCTTACTCCGGCGAGGTGCCGGAGTGATCTACTACGCTGTTGCAGTTCGTCATCAGACTCTCCTTACTCCACCGAGATGGCCTCTCCAAACGGAGGTATAAACACACTACTGTCCACTAATTTCCGCATCGAATCGAGTAGTGTTCATGTGTATTAGATGAGATCCGATTAGCAATTGCGTAATCCCAGAAATATTACTTACACACTGTATTTGCATGTCAAAGACAAGTTTTTGTATCATTTCAATGTACACCACAACTTCTAGCACCAAAGTGATCGTTTGCGCCGAGTTCTAGTCCCACCGGTGTAATTGACTCACTAAAAAACTATATACTGCTTTGCTTAGTCTCCTCGTTAACAACTCAACAAGGCAGAGGCACGCGGAGCTTGGGAACGAGGAGGAGATCGGAGCGCCGCCGCGTGGTGAGTCCCATGGCCTCGGCCATGTCCAGCTCCTCCCCGGGCTCCGGCACCTCCCACTCGAAGTGGTACAGGAGGCTGGCGAGCGCCAGCTCCACGTTGGCCAGCCCGAACGCCACCCCTGGGCACATCCGCCGCCCGGCGCCGAACGGGATGTACTCCAAGTCCGTGCCCTTGAAGTCCACGCCGCTGCCGTCGAACCGCTCCGGCCGGAACTCCTCGGCGTCGGCGCCCCAGCTGACCGCGTCCCGGCCGATGGCCCACGCGTTGACCAGCACCATCGCCCCCGCCGGCACGTCGAACCCCAGCACCCGGCACGCGGCCCGGCACTCGCGCAGGATCAGCGTCGCCGGAGGGTGCAGCCGGAGCGTCTCCTTGATGACCAGGCCCACGTAGCGGAGGCTCCCCAGGGCGTCCTCCGtgacgcgcccggccacctcccgcCGGACCTCCTCCTGCGCCTTGCGCATCGCTCCTGGGTTGTTCACGAGCTCCGCCATCGCCCACTGCAGCAACGTCGCCGACGTCTCACTCCCCGCCATGAACATGTCCTGTCCGAAAACAGAGAGAGCTTCACTCAGACACTCACTGACAGAGAGAAAGTCAGAAGAGATGAGCTCACGATGATAACGGTCTTGATGTCGTCGCCGGTGAGCGGAGGATCGAGCTCGCCCTCGCTTTGGACCCTGAGGAGGACATCGAGCaggtcctcctcgtcgccggcggccaccCTGTTCTCCTGGTGCTCGCGGACGATGGCGTCGACGAACTCCATCATCTCGCGGCGCTCCCTCCTAATCCGGCGCGGCATCGAGCTGACGAGCATCGCCAGCCGTGACGACGGGAAGAGGTCCGGCAGGCACTTGGCCGGCACGAGCTTCATCCTCCGCTCCAGCAGCCGCAGGAACGCGCCACGGTCCGCGAACCGGCTGCCGATGACGGCGCGCACCGCCGAGTCCGCCACGCACGCGGCGATCCGCTCGCTCAGGTTCACCGCGGCCGGAGCCGAGCCCGGCTCCGGCGCCAGAGAGCGGAGCAGCCGGCCGACCTCCTCCGCGCGCACGGGGCCGAAGGAGCGGACGCGGCGGGCGGTGAGGAGCTCCAGGGTGCAGATCATGCGGAGCTGCCGCCACGCGCGGCCGTAGGGCGCGGCGATGACGCCGAGGCTGTCCCCGAGGAGGACCCTGCCCGTGGGCGTCATGGGGCGGCCGGCGAACGCGAGGTCGTGCGTCCTCAGCATCTCCCGCGCGGCGTCCgcggaggaggcgacgacgacgcGCAGCTCGCAGAGCCGGAGCAGCATGAGCGGCCCGTGGCGGCGCGACAGGTCCCGCATCGCGCGGTGCGGGAGCgcgccggcgaggtggtggagGTGGCCGATGACGGGGAGCGCCCACGGAGACGGCGGCAGCCGCCGTCGGACTCCTCCGTTCCGACGCGACGACGAGCGGACCAGGTAGAGCAAGGGGACGATGACGAGCAGAGGAAGGAGGAGCGGGTAGAGAGGAGGAAATACTACTGGCTCAATGAGCACGGCCATGGCTCGAACGAGCTACCTTTTTTTTCGAATGCAGCTCGATCGAGCTAGCTAACGCCGCAGCAAAGCCTCACTTCTATAGTTCTTCTCGATTATTAGTTCGAATCTTATACTAGTAACTACTACTAGCATCGAAATAAATATCGAAAATTACATCCATGACTCTGCACAAGCTCTCCATTCAATTGCATTGAAACTTGCACAGTCTGCAACTGTTTGCCCCTAGTTTTTTCACGCAGACACTCATATATACGCACATACATCCAACACACGCACGCATGCCTTACCTATATGAGCATCTTCTAAGGACTAAGGCGGCACATCATTTTTTTGGCACCTCCACATACGTCTTTGGTATCAGACAATTGGTAGATCCGACAATTCAGATACTTCTGTTGGCGTATCAGGGACAAGAGATATAATCGGTCGAAGTGGTGAACTCTTTGGTATCCAATTGTCCGCCCAAATATTAGTATCTTGTCCACTACCTATTATACGGATAATTCCTTGCTTCATAATGTCTCTTCCTTCTAAAACTACACGCCAAACTTGCGACGGTCGGCTTCCAAGTTCAACATCAAGGATACTACCATTGGGGAAATATGAGGCCTTGAGAATTCTAGCACTCAAGGATGATGGTTCCTGTGAGATTCTCCATGCCCGCCTTGCTAGCAAGGCCGGGTTGAATAGCTCCAGGTCTCTGAAGCCTAATCCCCCTCCCCCCAAGTACTTTGGTCTTGTCATAACCTCCCATGACACCCATGTTGATTTTCGCTGTCTTTGGTTGCAACCCCACCAAAACTTGCGATTGATAAAGTTAATATGATTGCATAAACCCCTAGGAAGTTTTAAAGCAAGACATGAAATATACTGGAATTGCATGGGCAACCGATTTGATAAGAACATCCTTCCCTCCCGTTGATAATGATTTGCCCTTCCAACCTTTCACCTTATCCCAGACACGGTCGCTCAAATTTTTGAAGGTTCCTCTCTTGAAATGTCGCATGTAGCTAGGCATTCCCAAATATCTATCACTCAAAGATTCATTAGGGACCTAGAGGTATCCCTTAACCGCGTCCTTCATAATCTGTGGGCATCCCTTAATGAAAAATATTGATGACTTTTCTTTGTTAATTCTCTGACCAGATACCCTGAAATACATATCCAATATGTTTGA
The sequence above is drawn from the Triticum aestivum cultivar Chinese Spring chromosome 7A, IWGSC CS RefSeq v2.1, whole genome shotgun sequence genome and encodes:
- the LOC123146900 gene encoding desmethyl-deoxy-podophyllotoxin synthase-like; this encodes MAVLIEPVVFPPLYPLLLPLLVIVPLLYLVRSSSRRNGGVRRRLPPSPWALPVIGHLHHLAGALPHRAMRDLSRRHGPLMLLRLCELRVVVASSADAAREMLRTHDLAFAGRPMTPTGRVLLGDSLGVIAAPYGRAWRQLRMICTLELLTARRVRSFGPVRAEEVGRLLRSLAPEPGSAPAAVNLSERIAACVADSAVRAVIGSRFADRGAFLRLLERRMKLVPAKCLPDLFPSSRLAMLVSSMPRRIRRERREMMEFVDAIVREHQENRVAAGDEEDLLDVLLRVQSEGELDPPLTGDDIKTVIIDMFMAGSETSATLLQWAMAELVNNPGAMRKAQEEVRREVAGRVTEDALGSLRYVGLVIKETLRLHPPATLILRECRAACRVLGFDVPAGAMVLVNAWAIGRDAVSWGADAEEFRPERFDGSGVDFKGTDLEYIPFGAGRRMCPGVAFGLANVELALASLLYHFEWEVPEPGEELDMAEAMGLTTRRRSDLLLVPKLRVPLPC